In one Pseudomonas marginalis genomic region, the following are encoded:
- the rfbB gene encoding dTDP-glucose 4,6-dehydratase yields the protein MRILITGGAGFIGSALIRHLIQNTEHEVLNLDKLTYAGNLESLNSIASNSRYEFVQADIIDQASVSAVLTRFEPQAIMHLAAESHVDRSIDGPSDFIQTNIVGTYSLLEATRAYWHTLAEPSKSAFRFHHISTDEVYGDLHGVDDLFTETTPYAPSSPYSASKAASDHLVRAWQRTYGLPVLLTNCSNNYGPFHFPEKLIPLVILNALAGKPLPVYGNGLQVRDWLFVEDHARALLKVVTEGVVGETYNIGGHNEQKNIDVVRGICGLLEELAPQRPAGVEKFADLITFVKDRPGHDQRYAIDASKIERELGWVPEETFETGLRKTVQWYLDNLEWCRRVQDGSYQGERLGNTDMKDLIA from the coding sequence ATGCGCATTCTCATCACCGGCGGCGCTGGATTTATCGGCTCCGCCCTGATCCGCCATCTGATCCAAAACACCGAACACGAAGTGCTCAACCTGGACAAACTTACCTATGCCGGCAATCTGGAATCACTGAACAGCATTGCGTCCAACAGCCGCTATGAGTTCGTACAGGCCGATATCATTGACCAGGCCAGCGTCAGCGCCGTGCTGACGCGCTTCGAGCCACAGGCAATCATGCACTTGGCTGCAGAATCCCATGTCGATCGTTCGATTGACGGGCCGTCGGATTTTATCCAGACCAATATCGTCGGCACCTACAGCCTGCTGGAGGCCACCCGCGCGTACTGGCACACGCTGGCGGAGCCCTCCAAGAGCGCTTTCCGTTTCCATCACATCTCCACCGATGAGGTGTACGGCGACCTGCACGGCGTTGACGATCTTTTCACCGAAACCACGCCTTACGCGCCCAGTTCACCTTACTCCGCGAGCAAAGCGGCGTCCGACCACCTGGTGCGTGCCTGGCAGCGCACCTACGGCCTGCCGGTATTGCTGACCAATTGTTCGAACAACTACGGCCCTTTCCACTTCCCCGAGAAGTTGATCCCGCTGGTCATCCTCAACGCGCTCGCGGGCAAGCCATTACCGGTCTATGGTAATGGTTTGCAGGTGCGCGACTGGCTGTTCGTCGAGGACCATGCCCGCGCACTTCTGAAAGTGGTAACTGAAGGTGTGGTCGGCGAGACCTACAATATCGGCGGCCACAATGAGCAAAAAAACATCGACGTGGTACGAGGCATCTGCGGCCTGCTGGAAGAATTGGCACCGCAACGTCCGGCCGGTGTGGAAAAATTTGCCGACCTGATCACGTTCGTCAAAGATCGACCGGGCCACGATCAGCGCTATGCAATCGACGCCAGCAAGATCGAACGCGAACTGGGCTGGGTCCCGGAAGAAACGTTCGAGACCGGCCTGCGCAAGACCGTACAGTGGTACCTCGACAACCTGGAATGGTGCCGCCGGGTACAGGACGGCAGTTATCAGGGTGAACGATTGGGCAACACCGACATGAAGGATCTGATTGCATGA
- a CDS encoding aminotransferase: MLLATLIHRANLPCPQVGPDQAAQLLEQHYGLTGTLQSLGSQQDLNYKVDSTRGRFVLKICRGDYAAIELQAQHAALDTLQAVRVPKVIKALGGEELLSVTVDGQPLHLRLLDYIDGQPLTHLPHLGRDVIAGFGDLCGRMSLALADFSHPGLDRTLQWDPRHARELITHLLATLENLPHRAALEQVAEQVEQRIRPLADRLPWQAVHMDITDDNVVWQRDAQRHWQLQGVIDFGDLVHTWRIADLSVTCAALLHHAEGDPFAILPAVRACHAVTPLQREELQALWPLIVARAAVLVLSSEQQQRLDPDNTYLLKNAEHEWEIFHVATSVPFELMEAAILGSVGETLSSIASQDFAPLLPGLVGREFALIDLGVLSPHFEAGNWELPGIDRQLLDQAAAVHGLAASRYGQYRLSRTCPDSATEPQTFPLHVELHLPHGTVLEAPFAGTLHQDADGLVSVQGVELSVRLWGVDTRLKHGSLLVEGQVLGEVHGPLTVQLCRADLEPPLFCTPSRALAWQALCPSPAALLGLACDAEPELDPHALLARRDASFARSQKHYYVDPPRIERGWRNHLIDMQGRSYLDMLNNVAVLGHGHPRMAAVAARQWSLLNTNSRFHYAAIAEFSERLLALAPAGMDRVFLVNSGTEANDLAIRLAWAYSGGRDMLSVLEAYHGWSVAADAVSTSIADNPQALSSRPEWVHPVTAPNTYRGEFRGRDSAPDYVRSVEHNLAKIVASKRQLAGFICEPVYGNAGGISLPPGYLQQVYGLVRAQGGVCIADEVQVGYGRMGHFFWGFEEQGVVPDIITMAKGMGNGQPLGAVITRREIAEALEAEGYFFSSSGGSPVSCRIGMAVLDVMEEEKLWENAQVVGGHFKARLEALIDRHPLVGAVHGSGFYLGLELVRDRQTLEPATEETTLLCDRLRELGIFMQPTGDYLNILKIKPPMVTSKRSVDFFVDMLSKVLDEQL, encoded by the coding sequence ATGCTGCTTGCTACGTTGATCCATCGCGCCAATCTACCCTGCCCGCAAGTAGGCCCCGACCAGGCAGCGCAATTGCTCGAGCAGCACTACGGCCTCACGGGCACCCTGCAATCACTGGGCAGCCAGCAAGACCTCAATTACAAAGTCGACAGCACTCGCGGCCGGTTTGTTCTGAAGATCTGCCGGGGCGACTATGCGGCGATTGAGCTGCAGGCCCAGCACGCGGCCCTCGACACCCTGCAGGCCGTGCGGGTGCCCAAGGTCATCAAGGCCCTGGGCGGTGAAGAACTGTTGAGCGTGACGGTCGATGGCCAGCCCCTGCACCTGCGGCTGCTGGACTATATCGACGGCCAGCCGTTGACCCATCTGCCGCATTTGGGGCGCGACGTGATCGCAGGCTTCGGCGACCTGTGCGGGCGCATGAGCCTGGCGCTGGCGGATTTCTCCCACCCTGGATTGGACCGTACCCTGCAATGGGACCCGCGCCATGCCCGGGAACTGATCACCCATCTGTTGGCCACCCTGGAAAACCTGCCCCACCGCGCCGCGCTGGAACAGGTGGCCGAGCAGGTTGAACAGCGCATTCGCCCCCTGGCCGACCGCCTGCCCTGGCAAGCGGTGCACATGGACATCACCGATGACAACGTGGTGTGGCAGCGCGATGCGCAACGGCACTGGCAACTGCAAGGCGTCATCGATTTCGGCGACCTGGTGCACACCTGGCGGATTGCCGACCTGTCGGTGACCTGCGCGGCCCTGTTGCACCATGCCGAGGGCGACCCGTTTGCCATCCTGCCGGCGGTCCGGGCCTGCCATGCCGTGACCCCACTGCAGCGCGAGGAGTTGCAGGCGTTGTGGCCGCTGATCGTCGCCCGTGCGGCAGTGTTGGTATTAAGCAGCGAACAGCAGCAGCGCCTGGATCCGGACAACACTTACCTGTTGAAAAACGCCGAACACGAGTGGGAAATTTTCCATGTGGCGACGTCGGTGCCGTTTGAGCTGATGGAGGCTGCGATTCTCGGCAGTGTCGGTGAGACGCTGTCGTCGATTGCCAGCCAGGACTTCGCGCCGTTGCTACCGGGCCTGGTGGGGCGTGAGTTCGCGCTGATCGACCTGGGGGTGCTCAGCCCGCATTTCGAAGCCGGCAATTGGGAACTGCCCGGCATTGATCGGCAGTTGCTGGATCAGGCGGCGGCCGTGCATGGGCTGGCGGCAAGTCGTTATGGCCAATATCGGCTGTCGCGCACTTGCCCGGACAGTGCCACCGAACCGCAGACTTTCCCCCTCCACGTAGAGCTGCATCTGCCCCATGGCACGGTGTTGGAGGCGCCTTTTGCCGGAACGCTGCATCAGGACGCCGATGGCCTTGTGAGCGTGCAAGGGGTGGAGCTGAGCGTGCGGTTGTGGGGCGTGGACACCCGGTTGAAGCACGGTTCATTGCTGGTGGAGGGGCAGGTTCTCGGTGAGGTCCATGGACCGCTGACCGTGCAACTGTGCCGTGCCGACCTCGAACCGCCGCTGTTTTGTACACCGTCCCGGGCCTTGGCCTGGCAAGCCTTGTGCCCCTCGCCCGCGGCATTACTGGGACTGGCCTGCGATGCCGAACCGGAACTCGACCCCCACGCCCTGCTGGCCCGGCGTGACGCCAGTTTTGCCCGCTCGCAGAAGCACTATTACGTCGACCCGCCACGCATCGAGCGCGGCTGGCGCAACCACCTGATCGATATGCAGGGCCGCTCCTACCTGGACATGCTCAATAACGTTGCCGTACTGGGTCACGGCCACCCGCGCATGGCGGCGGTCGCGGCGCGGCAATGGTCGCTGCTCAATACCAACTCGCGGTTTCACTATGCCGCCATTGCCGAGTTTTCCGAGCGCTTGCTGGCGCTGGCGCCGGCGGGCATGGATCGGGTGTTCCTGGTCAACAGCGGCACCGAGGCCAACGACCTGGCCATCCGCCTGGCCTGGGCCTACAGCGGTGGGCGCGACATGCTCAGTGTGCTGGAGGCCTATCACGGCTGGTCGGTGGCGGCGGATGCGGTGTCCACCTCGATTGCGGACAATCCCCAGGCCTTGAGCAGCCGCCCGGAATGGGTCCACCCGGTCACTGCGCCGAACACCTATCGCGGTGAATTCCGCGGGCGGGACAGTGCGCCGGACTACGTACGAAGCGTGGAACATAACCTGGCGAAAATCGTTGCGAGCAAGCGCCAACTGGCCGGGTTTATCTGTGAACCGGTGTACGGCAACGCCGGCGGCATCTCCCTGCCGCCGGGTTACTTGCAGCAGGTGTACGGGTTGGTGCGTGCCCAAGGCGGCGTGTGCATCGCCGATGAAGTGCAGGTCGGCTACGGCCGCATGGGGCACTTTTTCTGGGGCTTCGAAGAGCAGGGCGTGGTGCCCGACATCATCACCATGGCCAAGGGCATGGGCAACGGTCAGCCACTTGGCGCGGTGATCACCCGTCGCGAGATCGCCGAGGCATTGGAGGCCGAGGGGTATTTCTTCTCGTCGTCGGGGGGCAGCCCGGTGAGTTGCCGGATCGGCATGGCGGTGCTGGATGTGATGGAAGAAGAAAAGCTGTGGGAAAACGCCCAGGTGGTCGGCGGGCATTTCAAGGCCCGGCTGGAAGCGCTGATCGACCGTCATCCCCTGGTGGGCGCGGTTCACGGTTCCGGTTTCTATCTGGGCCTGGAGTTGGTGCGTGACCGGCAAACCCTGGAGCCCGCCACCGAAGAGACCACCCTGTTGTGTGATCGCTTGCGGGAGTTGGGGATTTTCATGCAGCCGACTGGCGATTATTTGAACATCCTCAAGATCAAGCCGCCGATGGTGACCTCCAAACGTAGCGTGGACTTCTTTGTCGACATGCTGTCGAAGGTGCTGGATGAGCAACTGTAA
- the aguA gene encoding agmatine deiminase produces MTTLHSTPRADGFHMPAEWAPQTQTWMVWPERPDNWRLGGKPAQAAHVAVAKAIARFEPVTVAVSAGQYENARARLDVPNIRVVEMSSDDAWVRDTGPTFVINDRGEVRGVNWDFNAWGGFDGGLYSPWNRDSQVGGKILEIERAPRYRTEGFVLEGGSIHVDGEGTLITTEECLLNRNRNPHLDRAEIEAVLSANLAVDKIIWLPDGLFNDETDGHVDNFCCYVRPGEVLLAWTDDPQDPNYGRCHAAMAVLQSSTDAQGRSFTVHKMPIPGPLYATEEECAGVDPVDGTQERNPTVRLAGSYVNFLIVNGGIIAPSFDDPLDAEAKAILQNLFPQHEVVMVPGRELLLGGGNIHCLTQQQPAPHKN; encoded by the coding sequence ATGACCACCCTGCACAGCACCCCCCGCGCCGATGGCTTCCACATGCCCGCCGAATGGGCGCCACAGACCCAAACCTGGATGGTGTGGCCCGAGCGCCCGGACAACTGGCGCCTGGGCGGCAAGCCCGCGCAGGCCGCTCACGTGGCCGTGGCCAAGGCCATCGCACGTTTTGAGCCGGTGACCGTTGCGGTTTCCGCCGGCCAGTACGAAAACGCCCGCGCCCGCCTGGACGTGCCGAATATCCGTGTGGTGGAAATGTCCAGCGATGACGCCTGGGTGCGCGATACCGGCCCGACGTTCGTGATCAACGACCGTGGCGAAGTGCGCGGCGTGAACTGGGATTTCAACGCTTGGGGCGGTTTTGACGGTGGCCTGTATTCGCCGTGGAACCGCGACTCGCAGGTGGGCGGCAAGATCCTCGAAATCGAGCGCGCGCCGCGTTACCGCACAGAGGGTTTCGTGCTGGAAGGCGGCTCGATCCACGTCGACGGCGAAGGCACCCTGATCACCACCGAAGAGTGCCTGCTCAATCGCAACCGTAATCCGCACCTCGACCGTGCCGAAATCGAAGCGGTGCTCAGCGCCAACCTGGCTGTGGATAAGATCATCTGGCTGCCGGACGGCCTGTTCAACGACGAAACCGACGGTCATGTGGATAACTTCTGCTGCTACGTGCGCCCGGGCGAAGTATTGCTGGCCTGGACCGACGACCCGCAAGACCCGAACTACGGACGTTGCCACGCCGCCATGGCCGTCCTGCAAAGCAGCACCGACGCCCAGGGGCGCTCGTTCACAGTGCATAAAATGCCGATCCCGGGGCCGTTGTATGCCACTGAGGAAGAGTGCGCAGGGGTCGACCCGGTGGACGGCACACAGGAACGCAATCCGACCGTGCGGTTGGCGGGTTCCTACGTCAACTTCCTGATCGTCAACGGCGGCATCATCGCGCCAAGTTTCGACGACCCGTTGGACGCTGAAGCCAAGGCTATCCTGCAGAACCTGTTCCCGCAGCACGAAGTGGTGATGGTGCCGGGCCGTGAACTGTTACTGGGTGGCGGTAATATCCATTGCCTGACCCAACAACAGCCTGCCCCGCATAAAAACTGA